One window from the genome of Entelurus aequoreus isolate RoL-2023_Sb linkage group LG04, RoL_Eaeq_v1.1, whole genome shotgun sequence encodes:
- the LOC133648088 gene encoding protocadherin gamma-A11-like gives METGGQRRGLWAWLMTSCLCIMLAGLEQVAAQIKYSIAEEVKVGTAVGNVAKDLGLEFGSLVDRRFRIVSGPESAPFEVNTNNGVLCVRKTIDREELCEGISPCMINMKLIAENPMEIHHVGVEIIDINDNVPTFQEESYILEIPESTLPGRHFQLPSAHDPDVAANAVRVYKLNTNEYFSTQIRERGDDKVPFLVLQKPLDREKHVDHRLVLTAVDGGNPPKSGGLNITVIVLDSNDNHPIFTQEVYSVTMSENVEPDTIVIKIEATDLDKDLNGDIEYYFGGQLDSKIYEMFVLDKNTGVIKVKGHIDYEKVEVYKLDVHATDKGQPPMSTDCRVIIKIIDENDNQPQIDVTSLSKSVAEDSKLGTVISLISITDKDVGLNGKVTCSLSLNVPFELKPSFQDNMYSLVLKDGLDRELVSDYDITITATDCGQPPLSTFKMLHVDVSDVNDNIPTFLHSPIQLYLLENNVPGNSIFSVTAVDTDLNENAALTYHIDREHGSQVKMSTFLNINPENGDISALKSFDFETLKSFQFQVVATDSGSPPLSSNVTVKVFILDQNDNAPVILYPVSSNGSAEGVEEIPRNMKAGDLVTKVRAYDADIGYNGWLLFSLQQVTDHSLFTLDRYTGQIRTLRSLTETDEAEHGLLILVKDNGNVSLSATATVTVKLVEPKEAFAASDVKRAAAKVDEEDDNVTFYLILTLGSVSLLFVISIIVLIAMQCSKSTEYTSKYLQDANYDGTLCHSIQYRSGDKRYMLVGPRMSIGSTIVPGSHANTLVLPDRRHTSSGEVRQTFFSNSDCLQQVICALL, from the coding sequence ATGGAAACGGGAGGACAAAGAAGAGGACTGTGGGCTTGGTTGATGACCTCCTGTTTGTGCATCATGCTGGCTGGTTTGGAGCAGGTTGCAGCACAGATCAAATATTCCATCGCAGAAGAAGTCAAAGTGGGAACTGCGGTGGGTAACGTTGCCAAGGATCTAGGACTTGAATTTGGCTCTTTGGTGGACAGACGTTTCCGCATTGTTTCAGGGCCAGAGAGCGCACCGTTTGAGGTAAATACCAACAATGGCGTACTGTGTGTGCGCAAAACCATCGACAGAGAGGAGCTTTGTGAAGGCATCTCGCCTTGTATGATAAATATGAAATTAATCGCTGAGAACCCTATGGAAATACATCATGTAGGTGTTGAAATTATTGATATTAATGATAATGTGCCCACTTTTCAAGAGGAGAGTTATATTTTAGAAATCCCTGAATCCACTCTTCCAGGTAGACACTTCCAATTACCAAGTGCACATGACCCAGATGTTGCCGCTAATGCAGTGCGTGTGTACAAATTAAATacgaatgaatatttcagcacgcaAATAAGAGAGAGGGGAGATGACAAAGTGCCGTTCTTAGTCTTACAAAAGCCTCTGGACAGAGAAAAACACGTCGATCACAGACTAGTTCTGACTGCTGTGGACGGTGGAAATCCACCAAAATCTGGAGGTCTTAATATTACAGTTATTGTGCTCGATTCTAATGATAACCATCCTATTTTTACACAAGAAGTATATTCTGTTACGATGTCTGAAAATGTGGAACCTGACACAATTGTCATTAAGATCGAAGCAACGGATCTAGACAAAGATTTAAATGGAGACATTGAATATTATTTTGGTGGTCAACTTGACTCTAAAATCTATGAAATGTTTGTTTTGGATAAAAATACCGGTGTCATTAAAGTAAAAGGTCACATTGATTATGAGAAGGTGGAGGTTTACAAACTAGACGTCCATGCCACAGACAAAGGACAGCCTCCAATGAGCACCGATTGCAGGGTGATCATTAAAATAATTGACGAAAATGACAACCAACCACAAATCGATGTTACCTCTCTGTCAAAATCGGTAGCGGAAGATTCCAAACTCGGCACTGTAATTTCTCTTATAAGTATCACAGACAAAGACGTCGGATTGAATGGTAAGGTGACTTGTAGTCTTTCGCTAAATGTTCCATTTGAATTAAAACCATCATTTCAAGATAACATGTACTCACTGGTTCTGAAAGACGGACTAGATCGAGAATTAGTTTCAGACTATGACATCACAATCACAGCTACAGATTGTGGCCAACCTCCTCTGTCCACGTTTAAAATGTTGCATGTTGACGTGTCGGACGTTAATGATAATATTCCTACATTTTTACACAGTCCAATCCAACTTTATTTGCTGGAGAATAATGTGCCGGGTAATTCAATTTTTTCCGTCACTGCCGTAGATACAGACTTGAATGAAAACGCAGCTTTGACGTATCACATTGACAGAGAACATGGGAGTCAagttaaaatgtcaacatttttaaacatCAACCCAGAGAATGGAGATATTTCAGCACTCAAAAGTTTTGACTTTGAGACGCTGAAAAGTTTCCAGTTCCAAGTGGTGGCCACGGACAGTGGAAGTCCTCCACTGAGCAGCAACGTGACAGTGAAGGTGTTCATTCTGGACCAGAACGACAACGCTCCAGTCATCCTGTATCCAGTCAGCTCCAACGGTTCTGCTGAAGGTGTGGAGGAGATTCCCCGCAATATGAAAGCAGGAGACTTGGTGACTAAAGTCCGAGCCTATGATGCTGATATAGGATATAACGGCTGGTTACTGTTTTCACTGCAGCAAGTCACTGACCACAGTCTCTTTACTTTGGACCGCTATACGGGCCAGATCAGAACACTTCGCTCATTGACAGAGACGGACGAGGCTGAGCATGGACTGCTCATACTGGTCAAAGACAATGGCAACGTTTCCCTGTCAGCAACAGCTACTGTGACTGTCAAACTTGTGGAGCCCAAAGAGGCTTTTGCAGCTTCTGATGTCAAACGTGCAGCAGCAAAAGTGGACGAGGAGGACGAcaatgtgactttttatctcatcctCACTTTGGGCTCGGTCTCGCTGCTTTTTGTCATCAGCATCATCGTGCTGATCGCCATGCAGTGCTCCAAATCCACAGAGTACACTTCCAAATATCTCCAAGACGCTAATTATGATGGGACACTGTGTCACAGCATCCAGTACAGATCAGGAGACAAACGCTACATGCTAGTTGGACCCAGAATGAGTATAGGTTCTACTATAGTCCCGGGCAGCCACGCCAACACTCTGGTGCTCCCTGACAGGAGACACACTTCTTCTGGGGAGGTAAGACAGACATTTTTTTCCAATAGTGATTGCTTACAACAAGTTATCTGTGCACTTTTATGA
- the LOC133648087 gene encoding protocadherin gamma-C3-like produces MEHRGQRSRVGCWWVVVMVLFLGRRIWAQLRYSVPEEVQVGTAVGNIAKDLGLDVRTLAERRFRIVSGPNNALLQLNQNNGALYVKKQIDREELCEGAKVCLINLKIVVENPLEIHYVAVEITDVNDHPSSFPEDKQRLEISEHIPPGTRFQIHSARDPDVGANSVQFYKLSSVDLFDIEVRDNEEDKIPFLVLKKPLDREQKTEHNLVLTALDGGSPPKSGSLNLSIIVIDANDNRPVFSQDVYSVTLEENAPIGTLVVGLNATDLDEGSNSEIEYSLGKTQKKKVHDRFELDSITGEIRVKGLIDFEDTEIYRLDVQASDKGQPPWTSEGRVVIKIKDVNDNEPEMEVTSLRNVVPENSKPGTVISLISITDRDSGVNGKVICRILGDVPFDLTPSIEENMYSLVTKAFLDRESVNNYDIKITANDCGQPSLSTMIILNVQVSDMNDNRPTFSHDPYELYLIENNTPGATILSVSAGDSDLEENAAVTYHIVRGDGQPGDITSLLNIHSENGQISALKSFDFETLKSFRFQVVATDGGSPPLSSNVTVNVFILDQNDNAPVILYPVSSNGSAEGVEEIPRNMKAGDLVTKVRAYDADIGYNGWLLFSLQQVTDHSLFTLDRYTGQIRTLRSLTETDEAEHGLLILVKDNGNVSLSATATVTVKLVEPKEAFAASDVKRAAAKVDEEDDNVTFYLILTLGSVSLLFVISIIVLIAMQCSKSTEYTSKYLQDANYDGTLCHSIQYRSGDKRYMLVGPRMSIGSTIVPGSHANTLVLPDRRHTSSGEVRSTFSLNNDCLQQIICALL; encoded by the coding sequence ATGGAGCACAGAGGACAAAGAAGCCGTGTGGGCTGCTGGTGGGTCGTCGTGATGGTCTTGTTTCTTGGGAGGAGGATTTGGGCACAGCTTCGATATTCTGTTCCAGAAGAAGTGCAGGTGGGGACCGCAGTGGGAAATATTGCTAAGGATTTGGGACTGGATGTTCGCACTTTGGCCGAAAGACGGTTCCGTATTGTATCTGGTCCGAATAATGCATTACTACAGCTTAACCAGAACAATGGCGCTCTGTACGTGAAGAAACAGATAGACAGAGAGGAACTCTGTGAAGGGGCTAAAGTGTGTTTGATAAATCTGAAAATAGTTGTTGAAAATCCCCTGGAAATCCATTACGTTGCCGTGGAGATCACGGACGTCAATGATCACCCATCAAGCTTCCCAGAAGACAAGCAGAGGCTGGAAATATCAGAACATATACCACCAGGTACCCGTTTTCAAATCCATTCTGCTCGAGACCCTGATGTTGGTGCAAACTCTGTACAATTTTATAAACTGAGCTCAGTGGATCTTTTTGACATTGAAGTGAGGGACAATGAAGAGGACAAGATACCGTTTTTAGTCTTGAAAAAACCTTTGGACAGGGAGCAGAAAACGGAGCACAATTTAGTCTTAACTGCACTAGATGGAGGCAGTCCTCCCAAATCTGGTAGTCTTAATTTAAGCATCATTGTGATTGATGCGAATGACAACAGGCCTGTGTTTAGTCAAGATGTTTACAGTGTCACACTTGAAGAAAATGCTCCTATTGGGACTCTTGTAGTGGGACTAAACGCCACAGATTTAGATGAAGGGTCTAACAGTGAAATAGAATATTCACTTgggaaaacacaaaagaagaaagtGCACGACAGATTTGAATTAGACAGCATTACTGGTGAGATCAGAGTGAAAGGACTGATTGACTTTGAGGATACTGAGATCTACAGGTTAGATGTACAAGCGTCAGATAAAGGCCAACCACCCTGGACATCTGAAGGTAGAGTTGTGATAAAAATAAAGGATGTGAATGACAACGAGCCAGAAATGGAAGTGACGTCACTGCGTAACGTCGTCCCCGAAAATTCAAAGCCTGGCACTGTCATCTCTCTTATTAGCATCACAGACAGAGACTCTGGAGTGAACGGGAAAGTTATTTGTCGTATCTTAGGAGACGTTCCGTTTGATTTAACCCCGTCAATTGAGGAGAATATGTACTCTCTTGTCACTAAGGCTTTTTTGGACAGGGAGAGCGTGAACAATTATGACATCAAAATAACAGCCAATGACTGCGGCCAACCGTCACTTTCTACTATGATCATATTAAATGTCCAAGTATCAGATATGAATGATAACAGACCGACATTCAGCCACGATCCGTATGAACTGTACTTAATAGAAAATAACACTCCAGGTGCGACAATATTATCTGTGAGTGCGGGTGATAGTGATCTAGAGGAAAATGCAGCAGTTACTTACCACATCGTGAGAGGGGATGGACAGCCAGGTGATATCACGTCATTACTCAACATTCATTCTGAAAATGGACAAATATCAGCGTTAAAAAGTTTTGATTTTGAGACGCTGAAAAGTTTCCGGTTCCAAGTCGTGGCCACAGACGGTGGAAGTCCTCCACTGAGCAGCAACGTGACAGTGAACGTGTTCATTCTGGACCAGAACGACAACGCTCCAGTCATCCTGTACCCAGTCAGCTCCAACGGTTCTGCTGAAGGTGTGGAGGAGATTCCCCGCAATATGAAAGCAGGAGACTTGGTGACTAAAGTCCGAGCCTATGATGCTGATATAGGATATAACGGCTGGTTACTGTTTTCACTGCAGCAAGTCACTGACCACAGTCTCTTTACTTTGGACCGCTATACGGGCCAGATCAGAACACTTCGCTCATTGACAGAGACGGACGAGGCTGAGCATGGACTGCTCATACTGGTCAAAGACAATGGCAACGTTTCCCTGTCAGCAACAGCTACTGTGACTGTCAAACTTGTGGAGCCCAAAGAGGCTTTTGCAGCTTCTGATGTCAAACGTGCAGCAGCAAAAGTGGACGAGGAGGACGAcaatgtgactttttatctcatcctCACTTTGGGCTCGGTCTCGCTGCTTTTTGTCATCAGCATCATCGTGCTGATCGCCATGCAGTGCTCCAAATCCACAGAGTACACTTCCAAATATCTCCAAGACGCTAATTATGATGGGACACTGTGTCACAGCATCCAGTACAGATCAGGAGACAAACGCTACATGCTAGTTGGACCCAGAATGAGTATAGGTTCTACTATAGTCCCGGGCAGCCACGCCAACACTCTGGTGCTCCCTGACAGGAGACACACTTCTTCTGGGGAGGTAAGAAGCACATTTTCTTTGAATAATGATTGCTTACAACAAATTATCTGTGCACTTTTATGA